The Carnobacterium divergens nucleotide sequence TTTATGACTACAGACGAACTCTATTCAGGTAAAAAATATTTTGGAAATTGGTGGGATTGGCAAGTTGGAATGCCTCAGGAATTCCTTACTTCGTTATTTATTCTTTACGAAGACATTCCCAAAGAAAAAATTTCCCACTACGCAACCATTATGAGCCACTACTTACCAAATGCTTATCAACAATTATATGGAAAACCTCAAGATACCTCAGTTGATTTAAGCTTCATTCCTAACTTTGTAACGACTGGCGCAAACCGAACAGACTTAGCTTTCTCTGTTTTAGGTATCCATACCCTAGCAGAAAATCCAGTAGGGATAAAGTCTGCCGTTTCGAGTGTCAACGATGTCTTTAAAGTTGTGACTAAAGGGGATGGTTTCTATCCAGACGGATCATTTATTCAACATAATGATATTCCCTATACCGGTTCCTACGGCAACGTTTTAATTAAAGGCGTGGGTAAAATTTTCTCTCTCGTTAAAAATACCGCTTGGGAAACCGATCAAACTACCGTGAATGAATTTGTTCAAAATGTTGAAAAAGCCTTTATTCCCCTTCTTGTAAACGGTGAAATGATGCCTATGGTAAATGGTCGCTCTATCTCAAGAGCACCTGCCGAAACTAAAACGGGGTTTGGCTCAGCAACACTTTACAACTTACTCATTGTTTCTGAATTTGCTAACCCTGAAAATCAGCAAAAATTAAAAGAAGCAACGAACTATTGGATGCAAAAAAATATCCCCTACTATTATCACAACACAAGAGACTTTAAAGACTTATTATTAACCAAAGAACTCCTTGCAGATAAAACAATTTCATTTGATAAAAAACCCTTCATCGGGAGTTATCTCTACGGCGCTATGGATCGATTTGTCTATAGCAACGAACAACTAAACCTCGGCATCAGTCTATATTCCAATCGCACCTCTTCTTTTGAAGCAGGTAATAAGGAGAATAAAAAAGGCTGGCACATGTCAGATGGGATGCTCTATCTATTCAACTCTGATCAACAATTTGGCGCTGCTTATTGGCCCACCGTTGACCCTTATCGCCTACCTGGCACAACAGTTGATACGATTCCCTTAAAGGATGAGATCAGTTCTTTCACAACTGTAAAATCGAAAGAAAATTATGTAGGTGGCGTAACCGATACTAAAAATTCCGTTGTTTCTATGAACTTAAATAAAGATGGAACTAAAAATAACGGTGTTCTCCTTCCAATGAATGTCAAAGGGAAAAAAACATGGTTTGTAATTGATGGAAAAATTATTGCTCTTGGTACTGCAATTAGTGGAACAACTTCAGCGACAATTGAGACCATCGTCGAAAATCGAATGTTGGATTCAACTAGTCACTACGAATTAACAAACCAAGACCAGCAACTCGTTGGAAATCAACAGACTCAATTAAAAAAAGGCGAGTGGTTGTTGCTTAGCTCCGATAAACCAAATCAAAATTTAGGTTATCTTATGCTTGAAGACCAGCTAGTAAAAACTGATTTAGAAACTAGAGAAGGAACCTACCAACAACTAAACGATGCTTTTCCAAGTAGTAAACAATATCGTGAAGCGTATCAAAAAATCATCATCAATCACGGATCGACAGTGAACAATGGATCGTATGCATACCTTTTGTTTCCTGATGCAACTGCCGCAGAATTAAAAAAAGTGACAACAGAAGACGCCTTTACTATTTTAGAAAATACTGAGGCGGTACAAGCAATTCAAAATAATCAATCAAACCTTATTGGTGCTACTGTTTGGTCTGACAATGGAGCTAAAGTAGATGGTTACACAGTTGACAAACCCGCGTCATTTTTAGTACAACAAAACGAAAAAAGACTTTCGATTAATTTATCGAATCCAAAGCAAACAAGTGAAAAAATAACCTTATCTCTTCCTACTAAAATTGAAGAAGTTATTTCTAGTTCAGAAGCGATCCAAGTAGCAGAAGACGGTCACTCAATTACAGTAGATACAACCGGCGGACTAGGCAAAACATTTACTATTGAATTACGAATCAACTAATAGTTCCAATAAAAAAATTAACCTCATTAAAATAAAAACAGTATGAAATCACCGTTACAAAAGTGAATTTTATACTGTTTTTACTATAAGTTAGTACCTTTATTCTAGCATTGTGTTTTTCAATCTACTGCACCACTTTCAAAAAAAAATACTTTCATGATCTTTTTATGGTAAAATGATGAGAGTATAATTAAAAAGAGGTGTAGTCTTATCAAAAAAACAAGTATTCCAACAAATTACGAATCAATCTTAAATGTGTACGACACACAAACCGCAATTGGATTTATCAAACGCTGCTTTGAAGAAGCGTTAACAGGTAGTCTAAAGTTAAAACGTGTTTCAGCTCCACTTTTTGTTCATCAACAATCTGGGCTAAATGATAATCTAAGTGGGGTTGAGCGCCCTGTTCAATTTGATGTGCCATCACTCAATGATAATGGCGAAGTGGTCCACTCGCTAGCAAAATGGAAACGCATGGCTTTAAAGCAATACGATTTCCATACTGGAAATGGGTTATATGCAGATATGAATGCGATCCGTCGCGACGAAGTCTTAGACAACTTACACTCGATTTATGTAGATCAATGGGATTGGGAACGAGTTATTTCAAGAGAACAACGAACCCTTGATTATTTAAAAGAAGTCGTACAAAGTCTTGTGAATGCCATGGCAGAAACTGCCAGTCGTTTGCATACCAAGTATCCAAGTGTTACGGTTCCAATTCAAACAGAAATTTCGTTTATTACAAGTCAGGAATTAGCTGATCTTTATCCTGAACTCGATTCAAAAGAGCGAGAGCATGACTACGTAAAGGCCCATCCGACAACCTTTATTATGCAAATTGGAGACAGATTAAAAAATGGCAAACCTCATGATCACCGCGCTCCTGATTACGACGACTGGTCTCTCAATGGTGATTTGTTCGTTTGGCATGAACCGTTGCAATGTGCAATGGAGCTTTCTAGCATGGGAATTCGAGTGGACGATCAATCTCTTTTGGAACAACTTGAAAAAGCGAATGCAACAGATCGATTGGCTTTTGATTTTCATAAACAAGTAGCAAACAATGCCTTGCCGTTAACGATTGGTGGTGGAATTGGTCAAAGTCGAATGTGCATGTTTTTACTAGGAAAAGCTCATATTGGCGAAGTTCAAGTTTCTTTATGGGATGATGAGACCATTGAGGCTTGTGATGGAAAGATTTTTTTACTGTAAGATTTTTTAACTATTTTATTGGCTATATTAAATGCTTAAATCAAAACCCCAACAAGAATCATTTTCTTGTTGGGGTTTTGACTTAAACTTTTTTTAACAAACTAACTCAAAGGCTAACGTCATGGCGTTTTAATTTTCTAATCGCAACCATCTATTTAATCGATTTTAGTCACTGTTAACTCTTTGAAAAAAGCTTCGGTTCCTATATCTACAAAAAGACCAATTGCCCCTTTAGCACCGCTTCCATGTTTCATATTTTCAACGACTAATACCGGTTCTTTCTCACCGTTTAAATAGAATTCTCCTCTAGGGCCATCTACCACTGCTTTTAAAGAAATCCACTCATCCAGTCCAATATCAGCTGGGCCTTCAAATTCTGTTATTCCTAAATTTCTAAAATAGTCAAACGTATACGTAGGATATGAAAAATATTGTACCCCACGATTTTTTCTGACTGGGTCTGCAATTCGGCCATTAGTCGGTCGCACGTAAAAAGATTCAAATGCTGTATCCTCTTCATTAATTCGAAATGCAATTCCAATAAAACCACGAGCAAAATCAGGTGCATCTGGTAGTAAACGGCTCAACATTTTGACTTCAATCACTCCATTTTGAAAAGACGAATCTACTAATTTTACATACGTATTTTCATCAAATTCCATCAACTTATCTTTTTTCACCACTCTTAAAACGGGTTCATCATCAAGTTTTACCCATTCTGCACTTGTATGAACAGCTTTTATTTTTGTAGCCTCATTCATCACACGAACCTCCTCCTTACTTGCTCTAATTCTTACAATATACGATCTAAAGTATAGCGAACATTTAAAGATCTGTTAAGTAGGTACAAATTTGTAACTATCTTCTTAAATCCTGTTCTTTGTAGAATTGCCCCCATTTTCGCATAGCTTCAATGACAGGCAACAAGCTTTCTCCTAAAGGCGTTAATTGATATTCAATGTGAGGAGGAACTTTCTCAAAATCAATCCGTTCCACCAATCCATCTTCAATCATCGAAGTCAGACTTGCTGTTAATACTTTTTGAGACACACCTGCCAATGATCGGTGCAGTTCTGAGTTTCTTTTTGGTCCCGTAATCAAATCACGAATAATGAGCGTTTTCCACTTGCTTCCAATTAATTGAACAGTCGTTGCCACATCACAAAGCGGCATTTCTTCTTTTTTTATCATAAAAAATCAACTCCTTGAAATTCTCTCTTTTAATTATATAGAACTTTCCAATTAATTCAATTTCCTATAAACAAAAACACTGACACGGTTCTCCCCTTGACATTAAACCGAGGTTCAATGTTATGATTCATTTAAGGAGGAGATTGTCAGATGCAACGAATTAAAGCTTTTTCAGATAAATTAGCAATTCCAGCTTCTTCCATTCGATATTATGAAAAAAAAGGATTGCTTGAAACAAAAAGAACTGAAAATAAATACCGCGTGTATGATGGAGAGGATGAACAACGTTTAAAACTGATTTTAGTTATGAAATATTCAGGTTTTTCCATTAAAGAGATAAAAGAATTGCTATCCTTTAGTAATACACCTGATGAAGAGGACTGCATTAAACGAACGAATGATTTATTGTTAACTAAACGAGAAGAACTGCTAGTAAAAATAGCAAATTATCAAAAGATTATTGATTTACTTGATTTAATGAGACCCCTTGCAATCGCTGAGGTAACAGAGGAAACAACTAACGCTCTTAATGATCTTGTGAACTTAATTTTTGACAATAATCTTGAGGAGGAATAATATGCGAACAACGATTATCACAGGACATCCCTATTCAAAAAGTTTTAATCACGCACTTGTAGAAAAAATTACAGCAGAAACAAATGCTACCGTAATCAATTTAATTGAGGATCGTTTCAATCCTGTGATGGAACTTGAGGACTTAGCAGGCTTTTCAAAAGGGGTGTCACATGACCCTCTTGTTGAAAAGTATCAAGAACTATTATTGCAAACAGATCAGCTCATTATTGTTACACCTATTTGGTGGTACGGTCTGCCAGCAATTTACAAAGGATTTCTCGATAAGGTCATGCTAAAAGGATTTGCTTATACTGAAACTAAAGGGCGTTTAGTAGGAAAGCTAACAACGATTCAAGAAGTTCTTCTCGTTACCACTTCAGAAGCACCTAAATGGTATATTCGTTATTTTGCTGGCAATCCTATTAAAGGACTTAAAAATAGAGTATTTAAAGATATGGGCCTAAAAAAAGTGATTTGGCTTCATCAGGGAAACATTGCCACTACCACCAAAAAAAAGCGACAAACGTTTATCCAAAAGGTCGTTACTCGTGCAGGTTTAAAGGAATAAATTCTTCTGAGTTAGAATAGAAAATCCAACCAATGATAAATTTAAAAGTAGATTTATCATTGGTTTTTACTTATTCCCTCACCTAATTAAAATTGAAGTCGTTCCTAAGTATATTCTAATGAAGCGTTGACTTATCTTTTGAAAGGGCTTACAATTTGTACTGGAATGTATAAAAAAGAAATGGGGAATATTACTATGAGTAACGATAACGCCGTCCTAGCAAGAAATACAAAACAGGCACCACAAAATCCTTTTTATTCACAAACAGTCGCTTTTTCTCATTACAATCACCTCTCCGCTCAATTGCCAATTGATCCACTATCTGGCAAGCTGCTATCTGGATCTGTAACGGAACAAGCTGAACAATGCTTTAAAAATATTAAAGCGATTTTAACTAGTATCGATCATGTGATGAATGATATTGTTCGACTCACTATTTTCGTTAAAACTATCAAAGAGATTGAAGCCGTAGAAAAAGTTTATCAAACCTTCTTTTCAGGCTATTTCCCTTCAAAAACAGTTGTTGCAGTGGATGCTTTACCGATGAACGCTTTGGTACAAATTGAAGCTCTTGTTTCAAATGGAGAAGGAACCATTCCAAAAGCCCCACAAGCAGGCGACTTAATCAAGCTTACAAATAATACACCTCTTGCGCCAATCGACCAATTTTCAACACAAACTGTCGCTTTTTCGCATTACAACAATCTTTCCGCTCAGTTACCTATCGATCCAAAATCTGGTCGCTTAGTAGTGGGTGGTATCAAAGAGCAGACTAGACAGTGCTTGAAGAACATTAAAACCATTTTAGAAAGTATTGATGTTCCTTTTGATGATATTGTTAAAACAACTCTTTTTCTTAAAGACCCTTCAGACATTGACGCTGTAAATGACGTTTACGCAACCTTCTTCCCAGATTCTGCTATTGCACGAACTGTGGCTTATGTTCCGGCTCGAACAACCGTTGCTGTTTCTGATTTACCAATGAATGCTTTAATTCAAATTGAAGCAGTTGTCTCCCACGGAGATGGCACACCGCCACAAGCAATTGAGGACAGACATGGTCTTATTCTTGAAGCAAACAATACTAAAAACGCACCAATTGATGCTTTAGCGACACAATCGGTAGCCTTTTCTCATTACAATCATCTTTCCGCTCAATTGCCTATCGATGCAAAAACAGGTAAATTCGTCGCTGGTGGCGTAAAAGAACAGACGCAACAATGTCTTGAAAATATTAAGACGATTATTGAACATGTTGACCACGTGATGGAGGATGTTGTGAAGGTAAACCTTTATTTAAAAAACATCACCGATCTTGATGCTGTCGATGAAGCATACGCAACCTTCTTTCCTTCAGGAACACCTGCAAGAAGAACCATCGGCGTATCCAACTTACCTCAAGATGCATTGATTCAAATTGATGCTGTTGTAGCAAATGCCGAAGGAACACCTCCTCTTCTAGCGTAAAAAAAATTCTTGATGAAAAGCGGTAATAATGCTTTTTATCAAGAATTTTTCTTATTTGTTTCAAATCCTTCCAGTTTTCTCTTTTTTTCATTAGCATTATCCTTATTCAATTCATGTATTTTACGAATCAATGTCGCTTTAATAAGGGCTGTTCTCCATGTAAATCCGTTCATTAAAACCTGTCTGCTTAGAATTCATATCCACTTTTCTCTCAAATTCTTTGAAGCCCATTTTTTTATATAAATTAACTGCAATTTCATTAGTATCTCCAACTTCTAAGATATATTTACTATATTTTTTTTGATCAAATAAATGAGTTATTAACCTTTGCGCAACTTTTTGTCCTCTTGCTTCAGGCAAGGTCGCAATAAATTCGATATACCCAACATCATCTGCATAATTTAAAGGTTGGTGAAACTCTTTAGATAATATTGAGTAGACAATGCTCCCTTTAATAAGACCTAATTCTTTTCTTATAGTTTTTTTATTTAGACAGATGGCTCTATTTTGGTTATCCGAATAACTTAGTAGCCCAATTGGTTCGTTATTTTTATAAGCAACAAGCCAATTCGCTTGAAAAGAACCTTTTAAAACCTTTGCCAACTGATGTTCATCTTTTGCAAAAGACTTATACAATGAATAAAATGAGTTAGAAAATATCATCGCTATTTCTTCTTGCGTTTCATTCGACAGACAATCCATAGACTTTATTGTTGTATCCATATGAACTAATCCTCTCCATTTTTTATATTAGCCTTTTTGTCGGCTATAATTTGTTCTTTAAGCTTCTCAAAAAATTGAATATCAAATAGATTGTGTTCCAATCCATATTTAAGTGTAAAGAACTGATATTTTTTTTCTTCGCTATCAAGTTCTTGTTGAACAGAGAGATGTTCTGTTAATTTGGAATCAAAGATCGAATCTAAAATATCTTCCAAATATTTTTTTTCTTTCTTCAAAGAAGATAAATAACCATCAATAAGTTCTATTTGCTTCTCTTGTGGAACAGTACCCATAAAAAACAGGCGACTCAATTCCATATTTTTTATTTTCCCCGCGACCATTGGTTTTCCAATCCATTTAGTAAATTCTATCTTCCCATTTTCATTAATAAAATATCTTTTTTTATTCACACCATTTTCTACTTTTTCTTCTAAATAGATTAAATTGTTTTTTAATAACTTATTAATGGCAGACTGAATACTACCTCTACTGTCGCTACAAATTGACTGCAAATTATCCCCAATAAATTTTCTGATTTCATAAGCAGTAAGCGGCTCCATCAACAGAAGACCTAAGACTATATTATCCATCCTTGTTCTCCTTTTTATTTTTATTTACTCGATAAACGTATACACCATGAATCACAAGACCAATGCCCCAACCCACAATTGACCCTATTGGCCAAAAATAGTCCATGCCTACTAAATAATAGATACTCACTAATAATCCATTTACAAAAATGTAATTTAGCAAATTACTAAGAAACGATTTAATCGTTTTCTCTTTTTTTATATCATTAACACTGTCAATCATAGTTCCCTCCTGCACTCTATATACCTAAAAGTAACATACCTATTAGGACTTGTCAAACACTTTAATAGTACGATAGTTATTTTTCACTTGTTACTAACCTACCACTCGATGATTCTATTACTCATCAATGGCTACTCTAAAAGAAATTAAGTGAGAAAATAACTGTTACTCTGCCATAAAGCAACTACGATGACTCTTCCAACAATCAACCTAACACTAGTATGCATCTTTTAAAACGCTAAAAAAGCCTTTCCCCCTTGGTAACCAAGGATTTAAGACTCATCTACAATTGCTTCCCATAATTACACTAATCAATTGGTATCACTATCGTTTAATTAAATTTCTTTTTCTGCGAACAGGCCGAGCCGAATGTTGAGCTTTTCCTTGCTGACTTTTTGTAACTCTATAGAATACATGTTCAATGAAAATAGTGTAGCAATCAAAAGATATCTACTCTCGTACATTCAAAAGAAATATAAGAATCTTCGATGATATCTCCATCTATTTTATCAGTGTCTAATTCAAATAAAAATCCACCAACTTTTACTATTTTTTCTTTTACATCAATTAATTTTCCAGAAATAAGATATGAAAAATATCCTGTCAATTTTGTTATCTCTTCTTTAAATTCCTTATTAACCATAATATTGGTTACATCTAAACAATAGACAGGTTCTTTCAACTCATCACCTACAGACAAATCAAGAGGTTGTGAAAAGCATAGCATTTTAAACCTATCATCAGTAACTTCAACCTCAGCTTCCTTTATTGTCTCATTTATCCACATTATTTCATCTATCCTCATAAGACCAACCTTACATTAATAAATCTATTTTTATTCCTTTCTAGAAAAAGTCAAATCAGCAAATTGAACACTTACTAATGGCTTCATGTAATTATAAGTATATATATCCAATTTAGGAAATTCACTATTTTCAAATTCTATTTTTTGAATAGTGAACTGGCTCCAATTTAATTCTCCATTATTCAATTCATATAAGTTTTTTGGCATATCGTAATTAAAGTTTAGACAATTACAAAATTTAAATTCAATTCTTTCACCTTTTTCCAATTCC carries:
- a CDS encoding RidA family protein, whose product is MSNDNAVLARNTKQAPQNPFYSQTVAFSHYNHLSAQLPIDPLSGKLLSGSVTEQAEQCFKNIKAILTSIDHVMNDIVRLTIFVKTIKEIEAVEKVYQTFFSGYFPSKTVVAVDALPMNALVQIEALVSNGEGTIPKAPQAGDLIKLTNNTPLAPIDQFSTQTVAFSHYNNLSAQLPIDPKSGRLVVGGIKEQTRQCLKNIKTILESIDVPFDDIVKTTLFLKDPSDIDAVNDVYATFFPDSAIARTVAYVPARTTVAVSDLPMNALIQIEAVVSHGDGTPPQAIEDRHGLILEANNTKNAPIDALATQSVAFSHYNHLSAQLPIDAKTGKFVAGGVKEQTQQCLENIKTIIEHVDHVMEDVVKVNLYLKNITDLDAVDEAYATFFPSGTPARRTIGVSNLPQDALIQIDAVVANAEGTPPLLA
- a CDS encoding PadR family transcriptional regulator; amino-acid sequence: MDNIVLGLLLMEPLTAYEIRKFIGDNLQSICSDSRGSIQSAINKLLKNNLIYLEEKVENGVNKKRYFINENGKIEFTKWIGKPMVAGKIKNMELSRLFFMGTVPQEKQIELIDGYLSSLKKEKKYLEDILDSIFDSKLTEHLSVQQELDSEEKKYQFFTLKYGLEHNLFDIQFFEKLKEQIIADKKANIKNGED
- a CDS encoding NAD(P)H-dependent oxidoreductase, translated to MRTTIITGHPYSKSFNHALVEKITAETNATVINLIEDRFNPVMELEDLAGFSKGVSHDPLVEKYQELLLQTDQLIIVTPIWWYGLPAIYKGFLDKVMLKGFAYTETKGRLVGKLTTIQEVLLVTTSEAPKWYIRYFAGNPIKGLKNRVFKDMGLKKVIWLHQGNIATTTKKKRQTFIQKVVTRAGLKE
- a CDS encoding winged helix-turn-helix transcriptional regulator — translated: MIKKEEMPLCDVATTVQLIGSKWKTLIIRDLITGPKRNSELHRSLAGVSQKVLTASLTSMIEDGLVERIDFEKVPPHIEYQLTPLGESLLPVIEAMRKWGQFYKEQDLRR
- a CDS encoding polysaccharide lyase 8 family protein, whose amino-acid sequence is MKSKKLISTLPLMFLFLSLFLCWNNQKSLANSNNFELDFNHEIGNWKDLVGTSLLEQKNNQLFIQNTTIGKNIESISLASDSPLLNDGEVELTFLYENQKNFGVVFRADATQSSNWQSFAYNGDGNWQLGQPGGKWLTSIKSPPLVSGETYRLLVRYSGKSIEAFLNGHSFYQNEHVVYPNGNETISDDWTGQIGLRLFGDRITLRVLSLKNGAVGSIPLSPDNPEKSEDLAAIRSKWKENLVGDFEKTPELLYDAEVQTYIQQLSNQATTLYDSLDKSTQRTRLWSKKASDTNSADLTTQFKNIAILAKAYGTKETKYYHQQEILTQIISALDFMTTDELYSGKKYFGNWWDWQVGMPQEFLTSLFILYEDIPKEKISHYATIMSHYLPNAYQQLYGKPQDTSVDLSFIPNFVTTGANRTDLAFSVLGIHTLAENPVGIKSAVSSVNDVFKVVTKGDGFYPDGSFIQHNDIPYTGSYGNVLIKGVGKIFSLVKNTAWETDQTTVNEFVQNVEKAFIPLLVNGEMMPMVNGRSISRAPAETKTGFGSATLYNLLIVSEFANPENQQKLKEATNYWMQKNIPYYYHNTRDFKDLLLTKELLADKTISFDKKPFIGSYLYGAMDRFVYSNEQLNLGISLYSNRTSSFEAGNKENKKGWHMSDGMLYLFNSDQQFGAAYWPTVDPYRLPGTTVDTIPLKDEISSFTTVKSKENYVGGVTDTKNSVVSMNLNKDGTKNNGVLLPMNVKGKKTWFVIDGKIIALGTAISGTTSATIETIVENRMLDSTSHYELTNQDQQLVGNQQTQLKKGEWLLLSSDKPNQNLGYLMLEDQLVKTDLETREGTYQQLNDAFPSSKQYREAYQKIIINHGSTVNNGSYAYLLFPDATAAELKKVTTEDAFTILENTEAVQAIQNNQSNLIGATVWSDNGAKVDGYTVDKPASFLVQQNEKRLSINLSNPKQTSEKITLSLPTKIEEVISSSEAIQVAEDGHSITVDTTGGLGKTFTIELRIN
- a CDS encoding MerR family transcriptional regulator, coding for MQRIKAFSDKLAIPASSIRYYEKKGLLETKRTENKYRVYDGEDEQRLKLILVMKYSGFSIKEIKELLSFSNTPDEEDCIKRTNDLLLTKREELLVKIANYQKIIDLLDLMRPLAIAEVTEETTNALNDLVNLIFDNNLEEE
- a CDS encoding 2TM domain-containing protein — encoded protein: MIDSVNDIKKEKTIKSFLSNLLNYIFVNGLLVSIYYLVGMDYFWPIGSIVGWGIGLVIHGVYVYRVNKNKKENKDG
- the asnA gene encoding aspartate--ammonia ligase is translated as MKKTSIPTNYESILNVYDTQTAIGFIKRCFEEALTGSLKLKRVSAPLFVHQQSGLNDNLSGVERPVQFDVPSLNDNGEVVHSLAKWKRMALKQYDFHTGNGLYADMNAIRRDEVLDNLHSIYVDQWDWERVISREQRTLDYLKEVVQSLVNAMAETASRLHTKYPSVTVPIQTEISFITSQELADLYPELDSKEREHDYVKAHPTTFIMQIGDRLKNGKPHDHRAPDYDDWSLNGDLFVWHEPLQCAMELSSMGIRVDDQSLLEQLEKANATDRLAFDFHKQVANNALPLTIGGGIGQSRMCMFLLGKAHIGEVQVSLWDDETIEACDGKIFLL
- a CDS encoding GNAT family N-acetyltransferase, with product MDTTIKSMDCLSNETQEEIAMIFSNSFYSLYKSFAKDEHQLAKVLKGSFQANWLVAYKNNEPIGLLSYSDNQNRAICLNKKTIRKELGLIKGSIVYSILSKEFHQPLNYADDVGYIEFIATLPEARGQKVAQRLITHLFDQKKYSKYILEVGDTNEIAVNLYKKMGFKEFERKVDMNSKQTGFNERIYMENSPY